AAGTTGGAAGTTTTGTGGTGAAGTACTAGCTTCCGTCGTAGAAGAGGGGTTTGGGGGTCCTGGGGGTCCGGGGTTACCAATGAACGTGCCATCCGGCGGCCGTCTGTGTGCCGGGTGGTTTTTCTGTCCCCGTCCCCCGTGAGGTTTCGATGTTCCAGCGCGCCACGTCCCGTTCTTCCCGTACGTCTTCGCTCCGCACCCGGGTGGCCGTCCTGGCCGTCGGACTGGGGGCCACCGCCGTGCTGGGGACCGGGGTCGCCAGCGCCGCCTCCTCGACCGTCGCGCCGAAGTCCGTCAGCGCGAAGGTCGCCGCCTCCTGGGTCGACCCGGTGAAGAAGTACACGCTGTCCGCGAGCTTCGCGCAGGCCGGCAGCATGTGGCAGTCCACGCACAGCGGGCAGGACTTCGCCGTGGCCAGCGGCACCAACGTCATGGCCGCGCACGGCGGGACCGTCGTCAAGGCCGGCGGCAACGGCGCCGGTGACGGTGCTGCGTACGGCAACGCCATCGTCATCAAGCACGGCAACGGCACGTACTCCCAGTACGCCCACCTCTCGCGCATCGACGTGAAGGTCGGCCAGGTCGTCAGCACCGGTCAGCACATCGCGCTCTCCGGCAGCACCGGCAACTCCAGCGGCC
The nucleotide sequence above comes from Streptomyces sp. N50. Encoded proteins:
- a CDS encoding M23 family metallopeptidase — its product is MFQRATSRSSRTSSLRTRVAVLAVGLGATAVLGTGVASAASSTVAPKSVSAKVAASWVDPVKKYTLSASFAQAGSMWQSTHSGQDFAVASGTNVMAAHGGTVVKAGGNGAGDGAAYGNAIVIKHGNGTYSQYAHLSRIDVKVGQVVSTGQHIALSGSTGNSSGPHLHFEIRTTANYGSAIDPVSFLRGKGVSV